From a region of the Microterricola gilva genome:
- a CDS encoding SRPBCC domain-containing protein — translation MSPQPTGRFAHRPDGLYLLLDRLFAAPIENVWFSLTNPHQMENWIGTYTGQPTTGGVKFRMTSEPDAEWEYVTILECAPPHRFLVESREGIEKMRVFCHLTEAGGMTTLTLGQRLHESKDAATMGPGWDYYLDRLIASRAGHALPEWEHYYPAHSGYYKELEIPAKSA, via the coding sequence ATGTCACCCCAACCCACCGGACGATTCGCTCACCGCCCCGACGGGCTGTACCTGTTGCTCGACCGGCTGTTCGCCGCGCCGATCGAGAACGTGTGGTTCAGCCTGACGAATCCGCATCAGATGGAGAACTGGATAGGCACCTACACGGGTCAGCCGACGACAGGCGGGGTCAAGTTCCGGATGACGAGCGAACCCGACGCCGAGTGGGAGTACGTGACGATTCTCGAGTGCGCGCCGCCGCACCGCTTCCTGGTGGAGTCGCGAGAGGGCATCGAGAAGATGCGGGTGTTCTGCCACCTCACCGAGGCGGGAGGCATGACCACGCTGACACTGGGTCAGCGGCTGCACGAGTCGAAGGATGCCGCCACGATGGGCCCGGGCTGGGACTACTACCTCGATCGGCTCATCGCGTCCCGCGCCGGCCATGCGCTGCCGGAATGGGAACACTACTACCCGGCCCACTCCGGCTACTACAAGGAGCTGGAGATCCCCGCGAAGAGTGCATGA
- a CDS encoding AI-2E family transporter: MPRGSLVHRAHNEQGRAAARNAVEGKAPSAHSAHLGAGSVPRSLRQREKPSMFHTRPLVWGFTVTIGVLIALVLALTLYNLGSVLISVFAALFISLGLDPLIRWFQKLGMPRAWALVTVIALIVAMLATILLIIIPLIIEQVQQIVTTVPQQVAALEKSGWFTQLDENTGGLVGTVVDWVQKTIADPKFWATVGGGALQVGFAVTNALSSGFFVAILTIWFVATLDTMKTAAYSLVAASKREVFSGYANRIMDSVGRYLSGMVILAFINSVFSVILLSLVGVHYAFIIGVAVFFITLIPLVGTVITTAFMTVIALFVSPTAALITLLSMLVYMQVEAYILTPRVMSKAVQVPGSIVLISALAGGTLAGLGGALVAIPVSAGIILLIREVLIPAKQRQ; encoded by the coding sequence ATGCCTCGCGGATCTCTCGTTCATCGCGCACACAACGAACAGGGTCGTGCAGCCGCGCGGAACGCGGTGGAGGGCAAGGCGCCGTCGGCGCACTCGGCCCACCTCGGCGCAGGCAGCGTGCCTCGTTCGCTGCGTCAGCGCGAGAAGCCGAGCATGTTCCACACCCGCCCGCTGGTGTGGGGCTTCACCGTGACGATCGGTGTGCTCATCGCCCTGGTTCTCGCGCTCACGCTGTACAACCTCGGATCCGTGCTGATCTCGGTGTTCGCGGCGCTCTTCATCAGCCTCGGGCTCGACCCGCTGATCCGCTGGTTCCAGAAGCTCGGCATGCCGCGGGCGTGGGCGCTCGTCACGGTGATCGCGCTCATCGTCGCGATGCTGGCCACGATCCTGCTGATCATCATCCCGCTGATCATCGAGCAGGTGCAGCAGATCGTGACCACGGTGCCGCAGCAGGTCGCCGCGCTCGAGAAGAGCGGCTGGTTCACCCAGCTCGATGAGAACACCGGCGGCCTCGTCGGCACGGTCGTCGACTGGGTCCAGAAGACGATCGCCGACCCCAAGTTCTGGGCGACCGTCGGCGGCGGGGCACTCCAGGTCGGATTCGCGGTGACGAACGCGCTGAGTTCCGGCTTCTTCGTCGCGATCCTCACCATCTGGTTCGTCGCGACGCTCGACACGATGAAGACGGCCGCCTACTCGCTCGTCGCCGCATCCAAGCGTGAGGTCTTCTCCGGCTACGCCAACCGCATCATGGACTCGGTCGGCCGCTACCTCAGCGGAATGGTCATCCTCGCCTTCATCAACTCGGTGTTCAGCGTCATCCTGCTCAGCCTGGTCGGCGTGCACTACGCCTTCATCATCGGCGTCGCGGTCTTCTTCATCACGCTCATCCCCCTGGTCGGAACCGTGATCACCACGGCGTTCATGACCGTGATCGCGCTCTTCGTCTCGCCGACGGCCGCGCTCATCACGCTGCTCTCCATGCTCGTCTACATGCAGGTCGAGGCGTACATCCTCACGCCGCGGGTGATGAGCAAGGCCGTGCAGGTGCCGGGCTCGATCGTGTTGATCTCGGCCCTGGCCGGTGGC